A DNA window from Pyrus communis chromosome 3, drPyrComm1.1, whole genome shotgun sequence contains the following coding sequences:
- the LOC137728118 gene encoding uncharacterized mitochondrial protein AtMg00810-like, with the protein MTAQNHNFSLQSFSDIFLDGEGCPFSESFLVAAAPRAWNDRFTSFLPSLGFQVSQADPSLFIQQSSKGTVLLLLYVDDVILTGSSSTLINQVITALTAEFEMKDLGLLHYFLGLQISYTSEGLFVSQTKYINELVDKVDLQDSKPCATPCLPYHRLLKDDGKPYHSPAQYRSIVGALQYLTFTRPDIAFSVNQACQFMHNPMISHVIAVKRILRYLKGTSTYGIHFKPGPLHLQSYSDADWAGDPNDRRSTSGFVVFIGSNPISWASKKQHTVSRSSTEAEYRALAITAAELAWIRQLLCDMHIPLHSSPMIYCDNILAIALSTNPVFHAKSKHIEIDYHFVRERVTRGDLQVHHVSSTDQSADILTKGLSAPLFQHHCNNLMLNVLEHQLEGGCKKNKSDPCEEVIHGQDKATCHKIK; encoded by the exons ATGACGGCTCAGAATCATAATTTCAGTCTTCAGAGTTTTAGTGACATCTTCCTGGATGGCGAAGGATGTCCCTTCTCAGAATCCTTTCTTGTAGCAGCT GCTCCTCGAGCCTGGAATGACAGGTTCACTAGCTTCTTACCAAGCTTGGGTTTTCAAGTCTCACAGGCTGATCCTTCACTGTTTATACAACAGTCTTCCAAGGGCACGGTGTTGTTGCTGTTGTATGTGGATGATGTCATTCTCACAGGTAGCAGCTCTACATTGATCAACCAAGTGATCACTGCTCTCACTGCAGAATTCGAAATGAAGGACTTGGGTCTTCTACATTACTTTCTGGGTTTGCAGATCAGTTACACCTCAGAGGGTTTGTTTGTGTCTCAAACAAAGTACATTAATGAGTTAGTTGATAAAGTTGACCTCCAGGACTCTAAACCGTGTGCTACACCATGTCTCCCATATCACAGACTTCTCAAGGATGATGGGAAGCCATATCACAGTCCAGCTCAATATCGAAGTATTGTTGGCGCTCTGCAGTATCTTACTTTCACCAGACCTGACATTGCATTTTCTGTCAATCAAGCTTGTCAATTTATGCACAATCCTATGATTTCTCATGTTATTGCCGTTAAGAGAATCCTCCGTTATCTCAAAGGGACATCAACTTATGGCATTCATTTTAAACCTGGACCATTGCATCTGCAATCTTatagtgatgcagattgggcaggtgatCCAAATGATCGACGATCTACTTCAGGTTTTGTTGTCTTTATTGGTTCTAACCCCATCTCATGGGCATCAAAGAAGCAACACACGGTATCTCGATCATCCACAGAAGCTGAGTATCGAGCTTTGGCAATCACAGCTGCAGAACTTGCCTGGATTCGCCAATTACTCTGTGATATGCATATACCTTTACATTCCTCTCCGATGATCTATTGTGACAATATCTTAGCTATTGCCCTCTCTACTAATCCTGTGTTTCATGCCAAGTCCAAACACATTGAGATCGACTACCATTTTGTCCGTGAGAGAGTCACTcggggtgatcttcaagttcaTCATGTGTCTTCGACAGATCAATCAGCTGATATTCTAACCAAGGGACTGTCTGCCCCATTATTTCAACACCATTGCAACAATCTGATGCTTAATGTTCTCGAGCATCAGCTTGAGGGGGGATGTAAGAAGAATAAAAGTGATCCATGTGAGGAAGTTATCCATGGTCAAGACAAAGCCACTTGTCACAAGATTAAATAG